The Myripristis murdjan chromosome 8, fMyrMur1.1, whole genome shotgun sequence genomic sequence tttaactgtttatttaacctTCTAActcttttatctctctttttttttttaccatatgcTCAATTtcctatttctgtgtttgttattgtgatatttgcaggattaatgcacacatttagACATCGTGCGCTTCCCTTTTTACAGATTAGTGCACAAGtaatattaatgcacatatttagacataatgcacacactttttgcacatttcgaaggcacatatttttctatttcttatttctttttctatttcctcTAATTTCATTCATCTCTTAaaaatttgagcaactgcagctgactcagtttccccttggggatcaataacacgtttctgattctgataacctctgtaataaatagaaataaataaataaataaaattaattgacaTTAAAAGCGTACAAAGAATTATGCAACTGatttattctattctgttctattcaaaGGGGATAAAGGACTTGGAATGGTGGATGCCTATACAAACagtgcagcaggaaaaaaaaaaaaacacatgccaATATGTGCTctggtctaaaaaaaaaaaaaaaaaaaaaaaaaaaaaaaatcagaatttgcTCACTGTTTACTGATCACAACAGGACGGCTCTCTGGGTTTAGTTCCAGTGATCTTagtgcacattttatttaacaaCATCATTCAAGCTGTTTCTCTCACGCCAGGCCTTCAGATCATGCAGCATATTTGCTCTGTAACTTTGGATCAAACTGTGCAGGCCTGAGGAAGCCACCTGATGGCGCCCTAAGCAACAGAAAGTTGCATTCAAGGCAAAGTTGAAAAGCaagcctgcaaaaaaaaaaaaaaaaaaaaaacaggaaaaataacatttgtcCAAGTCCCGGGTCAGCGAGTTCTTGAGAGTTTATTGGGTTCATGTCATtattaatcagatttttttttttttaagataagagCCAGGTGGATCTGGTGTGTTTACCCATAGTGTTTACCTGTCACCTGAGGTTTGAGGCCCAGGGCGACGCAGAGCGCAGCCGGGACTCCGTATCCGACCTGCAACACAGAGCCGAGCGCAGAGAAAAGTGAAttattaaaatgagaaaaagtgcCAGATACATAACATGTGACACAAGTGTGTGATCTCACCATCCACACGCCTGCATCGGGGTCATTGATCTGCAACACAGGATGAGTCTGGATTAATAATCAGCGCACAATCTGCGGGATTGGGGCgtcagacaggtgagagtgACGCTCGCTCACCTGCACGTACGTGGCGAGAGCGAAGAACACGGACATGAAAACATTACAGACTCGCCAAACGACAAGAAGCCACGGGCTGCTGCTCTTCTCCGTGCAAACTTCCCCCATTCTCCCTTTTTATTGGCGTCTCCGCTCCCCCGCCCGGCTGAGCGGGACGCAAAGGCGTAAGAAACAGCCGAACTCGCCCAGTCACTGAGGGTGTGCTCGATATGAGCCACAAGACACCCCGAGGTGCACCCACAGCCTGAGAAACCGGGGTTTCTCAGGCTGTTATCAGTCCCCTAGATGGACACATATGAGGCTTAAAATTATGAGGAAATTATGTAAATTATATCAGGCAAATAATCCTCACAGTGTGAAGGTTTTAATTGTTAATTCAATATTAATATGCTTGCTCCCTGTCGCTGTCTGCGCTGAGCGACATGCGGGGGAATAATCCTGTAATTCATATAGTCTTTCTATAAACAGGCTAACATGTAGTGAAATGAATAATTGTAAAGTCAAATTGTTTCTTATTTGCTCAGGAAGTGTTGACGCCGCCTGCCCATGCTGCCCAGTGTACTAAAACAAGCGAACAGGCCGGTCCGCCCACAGTCTCTGCGTCGAAGCACGACGGTCAAGTTATTAAAGGAAACCATGGGGCAATTCAATATCCTGTGTCGATTTTTAATGTAAAAGCATCATTGACTCATATTATTTTGGTCTCTTGTTGTAAAACTAGGACTTTACATTTCTTCTGGCTATCTtcaaatttatattttcatcaattgaaaatgataatgataaaactGTTACCCAGGCTTATGTGTCAGGAGCACGTGATGCGTCTTGTTGACCTAAACAGCCCTGTAAATCAAACACCCCCCCACACCTGTGTACTGGAAATATATGGAATATACTTCTCACCCTTCTGCAGGTATAGTTGTGTTTGCTGCAAAAAACTCTGCTGTTAACTGTGTATTTAGGGATGTTACATGTTGTATAGGTTCAATGACAGGGGAGtgaacaggagggttaaataaatatttaatactaCATAATAAcatctaataaataaatgaacaaacttAGGTTTAAATTCCATGTTGGTGAAATCCTAATGAATCATGACTGAAGGGATCGTGATAAACATGTTGAAGGAATAATTTGTGGGCGCTCTTCAGCAAAACAGTTTAACAGGAATAGTTTGATTTCACCGCAGCCTAATTTAAGTCACTaaaaatttatattaaaaaaaaaaagtgtataatTGTAGCTCCCTCCACTTTGCTTCTGTTTGttggtgtgcaggtgtgtgatcAACACAACTAGacacttaacacaaaacaaaatctattttcatatcagggtccttCAGGAAAGTCAGCTCAGGGGCCCGGAGCGTGAAGAATGACCACCTGCTCAGTTTGTTGCATTTGCTtgatcacaatcagaaatactttatcgATCTCCAAGGGGGGGAAACTgagtcagctgcagttgctcacaTTCTCAAGAGAAGACATAAATTataagcaacagaaaaagaaacaagaaatagaaaaatacttGACATGACCACGGACACAACACTAGAGGTAGCCTAGGTAATGTATCCCTCTACAGGCACAGGACAAAGGTTGGAGCACTCTCTTCAGATACAGCAGTGCTGTGGAGTGGAAtaaactccctctctctactAAAGAAGTTCAGAGTCCAGCCATTTTTAAGATGAGGATTAGGAATGAACTCCTCAGTGGTCTTCCTCTCTAACCATGCAAACAGTGCAGGATGAATAGGATGCTcgtgtatttgttttgtgtgcctTGTCCAATTTTTGAAATGTCCTGTGTGCTCgttccttatttattttattgtctacCTTGTTTGTTGCATCATTGTGACCTTAGCTTTATGCTGGTCTTATTGTATATTGTCTGAGTCGCTTTGCTGAATTGTTATGTCCTACCTGGCAAGTGCTTTTGCCTTGTGCCATGCTGAAATGTCTGTGCCATGTCTGTCTCAATGTATTCCTCTAACCTATTTTCCTCCTCTATCCTTTTAAAAGGACCACAGTGGAAATAAGTCACTGACTTTTCTGTGTTATCCTTgttagtttttttctctttctttttaagacattctctgtgtcttttaaaAACTATcgaataaactaaactaaactaaatatgTGTCTTAGAAATTTGTTAACCAAGaatgtgcattatgtctaaGTGTGTGAATTCATTAATTATCAGAGGACAGCAGCATTGCGTTTTGAAATCTTGGCTCTCAGCAGGTTGAGAATTCATCCATAGCCTACCACTATTTTGAagtgaatttttctttttattttgaaaagaaaaaaggatccCATCCGGCCTCGTGTTGGCACTTCCGCCGCTAGCTTGCCGCGGTGGGTGTTGACATCAAGTGTCACTTGGTCAGCTGATTGCGGGTCGGAAAGCTGCTTGGCTAGCGCCGCTCCTGCTAGCCAGGTTAGGTAGCGTAGCCTAGctggatgtttgttttgttaaggTTATTAGCGACACAGTTAGCAGCCCAGCGAGTCGCcaacttttttaaaacatcGCCTACGTGCGGTTCGAGCGGCTCCTCTCCGCGCTAGCtgtcggctcggctcggctcggctcggagGTTAGCCGTTAGCCCGGCTCTTGTTCTCCTGGCCGGGAGGGAAGGGTGAAGCTGCTCTCGGTGTCTCTGCATTGCAGCCCCGGCGCTGCTGATGGaattcaaacacacaacaatggCGACTCCCAGTCCGAACAACTCAACAACATCCAGcagccacaacagcagcagcagcagcggcggcggcagcaaCAACGCAGGATCCGCGGCGCATCACCACCACCAGTCCCAGTCTCAGCACATCACCACCATGAGCAGCATGCAGGGTGAGGACGGCGGATCTCAGCCCGCTGGGGAAGCACATATTGTTACAGTGAAGGTTAACATTAGCAGGGCTAGCCGTGGGAGGCTCAGGCTACTCCCCGAATTGGAAGCGTATTCCTCGGTGGACCGGACTGCGCGCACAAACGTGGTTATTCTCCAAATTGAGAATAAATTGGCATAATTTCTTGTAGCTATATAATGAAAAGGTATTTGAGTCCTCGTCGCAGTTTTAGGTAGCCGCTCGGTTTGTCTCGCGTGGGGAGAACTGCACACCAAGGTCCATTTAAAATTCTGTCAATTTAATGTgcacataaaacattaaaacatacaacacGATAAAATATGCCACCATCGATTACGATACACCCATCAAGTCTTTACTAAACAGCACCAATCCAGTTAGCTTAAATGTCCCTTTTGAAGAGGTAGGTTGTTATTTCTGCAATCTTTTAGCCAAAATACACCCTTTTCTAGCGTTTGCAAGCAGTGTGAAACACTCCTGAATgggtgaaaataagaaatgtttGTTGGACGAAATGTTTGCCGAAATAAAGACGCTAATGCTAAATACATTATCCTAAGTGAGTAAACACAATTGGTTTTATGCAGTGCCATTTTAAATGCCTTTTAAaattttcactatttttttaaagggagtTCGGCCCAGGTTTCTTCAAGAGAAAACGACACATATCGGGGATAAAACAAGAattacattatcattattattattattattattgttattattattattaatattgttattataatgagtagctttcattcattcttctcAACTTTCCGAAGTAGGTAGTGAATGTAATAGAGCTGTTATAGCAAAATTTCACCATCATCTTCTGGCCTGGAGGAATGAGCTTACTGAAACTTGAAGCTGAAAGGCTGCATCCTCTTTAGGACTCTGTCAAGTACTACCTCAGCCAGTCTCTCATTCCCAGCCACCACTAAACCAATGCTTATtgacaatgctgttttttgtacAAACAATGTCTCGTTCTAACTTTCAGAATCCAACACCTGCTGGAGATGTCAGAGTGAAACAGGTAGCTACACACTTTATTGACTTAGTAGAGTAGGACAAACAGTTTGATTGTAAATTGATCATGCTAAATGTTTACTCTTATGTAGTATGATATGAAAGTAAAGGGCTTTTGCTGCTTTGTAAAGGATCGCCAGTGTCAAACGCAGGTCAATATGCTCGGGAAAGCAGTGTAATTATGTTTTTACCCCTCAAAGTTAACAGAACCACAAACCTAGGATAATGCTACACCTGCAGGTTAGACCCAAcatcagttgttgttgttattatttatttgtttgcatttgtctgAATCACAGATTTGCCGATGTCTGTCTGATTTTCAGACTACACCTCGGCCTATCCCATCCACCTCATGCAACCTACAGTAGCTACTAGTTTTGGAAAGTGTGGTGATTTTATTCAGCGTACACACACTTTGTATGCCCACGACTGTcgtttttttgttgatttcatgaTGTGTTGGATTTTTAACTCAGTGTACGTTTTATATCCCTGGTATCTTCTTTTAGCCAAGGGATTTATGAGCAAAGTGATGCTACTGCAGTGATGCCTAACAATATTATGCCTAGACTGATATTAGAGCTTGCCAGCTGGTAGTTTGAGTTTAAAGATTATATTAAGCATTCAGCCCTGTGGTGTaatcctctgttttctttcacaTTTCACCTGACCATTTTTCACCCTTACCTTAATGCTAACTAATGACCCTTAACTCCTGACTTGATGCTGAATTATGGTGAGCTGTCCCAAGATAAAAAAGCTTatttactgtaatgttttttccttgCAAAATCATTTTATGGTTGTAAATCATCCTCATTTCCAGATCTCCTTTTATTATTTAATCTGCggattgttttttctccttcatttgCCATGTTGAAGCTCTTAATTCACTGACATGCCATACTCAAGTGCTCATAGTTGTTTTCATAAACGTGTGCGCATGCAAATGCATTACTGTCCAGAAAATGCATTTAACCCTGTGATTGAATTCTGTAGTTTGTCTGACAGCTCAGTGATGCAAGGCCAATTACTGCGATTGGTCACCCGACATGAAATTATTTGCCAACCCAAAAGCTGCAGggttttctttcagttttgagTTTGCCATGTGAAACGGGCACTCTTGCATTTCACGACCGCTTCATCTGGACGCCGATAAACGTGCACTGAGAGCCAGATTGAGGGACCCCTTGTAGGTGACGCTAATCCCCACCGAGTGTAGTTGCAAAGCGGTCTGTCACAAGTTGGGCTTGTTTTTAGGTGAAATACgaggaaaataaaagctctCTTCTCACCTCTAGGGTTTCAGATAAACCTGTCTGGAGCTCCCCCAAGTAAGCCAAACCTCTTTTGCTACAGCACCAACAGTTCTCATCCCTTTGTTTCCGCCTGACAGTCTGGTATGGGGGAGTCTGTCCCGTTGTTCTCAACTAATCCAAGTGAAGACTCGATGGGTTCCAGTAGGCTTGTGCCGGTCCCTCCTAGTTTAGCGATTTAATGTGACTTTGCTCAGATACCTGGGTGTCACTGGGGTGGAAGAGGCACTCTGTTTCTGACTGTGGTTTGTCGCCAAAACAATCAGACTGCAGCACCGATCCACACAGCTTTCATAAATCAGTGCCTTTTTGTAGCACATTTACTGAACTGTGGGCTACCAATGAATTTCTCTTGGTCCCAAAAAGTCCCAGTTAATTGTGTTAGTGAGTCAGCAGCAGTTTAGCAAAGTATTGTCCAATGCAAATACAGGCCAgatcttcagtgtgtgtttgttcatcgGCACAAGCCTAAAGCTTAGAGCTTCCATTGACAAGAGCGTCCTCACTGTAGTAGCACAGGTTTGTCAGAACAagagaaagatgtttttttttcctttatttaattAAGTTCCAATCAAATACCATAATGGAAGCTCTACCTCATTGGTTTTCAGTGTGCAACTAACAAGCAAAAATAGTGCCTGTAGTGTTTTCACAGTACCCGTTTCCAGCCAGTTTGTATTTGGTTCAGTGTAAAAGCTACGccaactttgttttgtttcgctttgttttgtttttggcatggGGTGCACTGCAGCATAGCGCTTGCTTGTCGAGACAAGGACACATGCTCGCAGTTTTCATTTCCAACGATGTTTTTTCCGCCCGAGCCTATTGGAGTTGGAGCACACGCATTCTTGTGGTATGTTGGGTGGAGCGGGCGTAGGATGCTCCCGTCAGTTCAAGGTGAAATCAAAGCAGTTGGCCTTGAGAAGCATGTTCTCTCGAGATCCATTAGTGTTTTCTTCTCCATTTTTATGTTTACCTGTGGGTTTCTGGGTCTGTGAATGTAGGTGTCTGGGATCTTTTGGTAGCATGCTCTGTtgtctgaattaaaaaaaacaaaaacaaaacaaaacagaagtgaTGCATACAGGACTCAGAGGTAGATAGTAGGGTAAGAAAACGGTAAGCAGATTTTCTGAGACGTGGTTAGTATTTACAGGCTCAGTGCGCTAATAAAACCCCCAGAAAAGCAGTGTTAAAtgcagggctgggcaataaaacaataattattGCAATATACTTTCCTCtataaatgtagaaaaaaaaggttcaaaTTTCACACAGTAGAAAAAGTAgtctttaaatttgacacaATAAGTATTATTAATATGCACTGGACtaatgcattttattgcagTAATATTTGGCCATAGCAGCAGTGACACTAGTGTAAATTTAAGGGGTTACCCAGCACCTGGTGACTTGCTTATGGGTGAAAATGGCAAATATGTAATATGTTCAGTAAAACGTGCATAGGGTGATGCAGAGGAGGCCGTTCCTCACACTCTTATTCTATGGAAAGCATGATGTCCATGAATTTGAGTAGATTTGGATGAATCTGCTTGTCCCCTCTTCAGTTTTTATCCTCATTCTatggttttgtgttgtgtttgcactCCGTTAGCTCTCTCTTCTTTCAAGTGTGGTGTGTTCTGCTCGACTCCTTGCTCAGTCCTTGCAGCCGATGCTTCATTTCTAAAAATCTAATCGCTTTTTTTACACCGCCTTGTTCCCAATCAGGTAAACGCAAAGCGCTCAAGTTGAACTTCGCCAACCCGCCGATCAAATCCACAACTAGATTCACACTGAACACGGCGGGGACGCCCTTCCAGAACCCACACATGTAAGTCAGCCCCTGCGCTCTTCATCCACACTGGTGCCAAAAACATCCAGGGTTGATTAGCCAAACGTCATGTTTTGCacattcttctctctctctctctctctctctctctctctctctcctgtatgTGTGCTCGCTTGCTTTTGCCAGAGAGAGGTTGAGGACACACAGCATCGAGTCGTCGGGAAAGTTGAAAATATCCCCGGAGCAGCACTGCGACTTCACGGCCGAGGATCTCAAAGACCTGGGCGAGATCGGCCGAGGGGCTTACGGCTCGGTCAACAAGATGGTGCACAAGCCGAGTAACCAGATCATGGCGGTCAAGGTGACTGGCTGTCCTCCTTTACCTGTCTTTGTCTCGAATAAAGCAGAGCGAGACGTCGACCTTTTCATTTGTTCTTGCCTCTGTGTGCTGAGTCTAATGAGGTTCCTGAAATAAACCGCGACGAGTGAGTGGTAGTAATAGATGAGTGAGTGATGGTGACTAGACTCATTAGATACATCTGATCGTCCTGACGGGGAATAAAAGTCCTACAGGGGGGCGAATCTGCAGGAAGAACTTTGAATCCTGATTGTTTGGTTATGTCTTTGAATATAATGTTTGTCgatgtgtttattttgcagAGAATTAGATCAACGGTCGATGAAAAGGAGCAAAAGCAGCTGCTAATGGACTTAGACGTGGTCATGAGAAGTAGTGACTGTCCCTACATTGTACAGTTTTACGGTGCTCTTTTCAGAGAGGTGAACAGGCCTTACATCACGTTTATAACTCCTCTGTGACCGCATTTTAATGTGTGGAGTGGTAATCACTGGGCTTCGGGTGATATCAGATAATATcgaatatcatgatatttgcaGCCATATATGACATTTTCTACAATATGAGCTCCAAAGCTGAATGACTGTGCAAGACAGCTCTGTAGTGCCTTTAGCCACGTTCTTTTGCCAATTCTAATCTTTGCACCAAAGTTCTTCTTTGATTTAAAATTCATTTCTGTCTATTTAACTTCTATTTGATTAAAAACCGTTACATTCTGTTTAGTTACCTGTATAACAGCTGAACAGATACACAGAGTAACAAAATAGCATGCACAAAACATTAAATTCAGCacattttataataattaaaaaatagaatatatGGATTCTTGGATAAGCTTGGTCAAATATCACACTATTTCAGCAAgatgatatcatgatattaaatTCTGGACATCGCCCAAGCCTAGTAATCACCGACTTAATGAATTTCAATATTTCAAATCGCATTCTCGCATGAAAACGTTTGTTtcttctgcctctttctgcTTCCAGGGCGACTGTTGGATATGTATGGAACTTATGTCTACCTCGTTCGACAAATTCTACAAATTTGTATATTGCTCATTAGATGACGTGATTCCAGAAGAAATATTAGGCAAAATAACATTAGCTGTAAGTTTTGATACAACATGTCACATTTACATATTTAGCCATAAAGCAGCCTTGTCATTGTGTTCTGATGCTCAAAgatgttctgtgtgtttattgcaGACTGTGAAAGCACTTAACCACttaaaagaaaacttgaaaataaTACACAGAGGTAAGACCGTAGCAGATGCTTTTAATTTCCACAATGAATCCGAGCACATGGTAGCGCCTTGATGTTTTTCACCGCCTGCCCGTTTGGTTTTCTGTGTCTCCTGCAGATATTAAGCCGTCAAACATTCTCCTGGACAGGAACGGCAACATAAAGCTGTGCGATTTCGGCATCAGCGGCCAGCTGGTGGACTCGATCGCCAAAACCAGAGACGCAGGATGCAGACCCTACATGGCAGTAAGTCATATGGCCGTCCAACGTGTGGCTTACAGAGGAGAGTCCGTGTGTTTGAGCCTGTTTGGAGATGAGAGGACATGTGGATTGTCTCAGATATGCTTTATTGGGTGCAAATATGGAAAGACTAAATGCTTTGACATAATCGCCATCTTGGTCATGATCTCAGCGTTAAATGATGACATCACGGGCTCCTAAATCACGCGTGCGTCCCCCGGTAGCTGGTTCGCTCTGTTCGGCCACGCTCGTCGCTCACGCTGATGCTGAACGATAACCGGCTGCCGGCATTAAGCAAGATAAGGTCGAGGTTACATGTGAAATCATGCAGTTTGACCGTATGCTTGTGTTGTTTTGGAGTCCCATCCAGTGAAAACCATGAACTGGGTTTGCGTCATGGTTTGAAATGCTCCATATGGGTTTTGTTGACATAGCaggagtaaaaaaaattaatttagagCCTGCAGCGAGTTGCAAGATTGACCATTTCGTTTTCATTACAAGACCTGTGGATTGCTGCATATGAACACTATCATTATCTCATTATGCTTGAAGGagtcaggtttatttttttggcactgTCTCAGGTGATTCATCCTCTCTGCGGTGATTTACAGCCGCTCGCTCTCATCCTCCGTCTTCACTTCTAATGGAAACGGGGAAAGTTGATCCTGGTCGTCCAAAACCACACGTGATTCTTTTATCCTATGTTTAAATTTCACCACTTTCCCTCATAAAACTGCCACACTTGGCGATTGTAGATCTATTAACATCATCATTTAGTTTTAAAGCttagtttttaatgttttcatatcGAAGATAATCCCAGTAACTTGTTCCCTCTCCACATGATGTAtgctgcagtgtgagtgtgggtCGTTTTAGTGTTGTCAGTGTTTAAAGTTTAATCAACCAGCTGTATGTGTGGGTCTGTGCAGTGAAGCATAGCCTGCAGTGGCTCCTTTTGgagaatattgtgattctgactAATACCGACGACCACACAGTCATGAATTACAAAAGTAAACACTTGTAGGTTTCTGCATCCCGTAATTCCCCAGAGCAGGACACAGACATGAACAGGAGCAAGCGACCGGCTGTCTCATCGGCCGACACGAGAGCAGGAAAACAGTCGGCGTTCTCCGGATGAGATAATTAATTGATGGACTGACATATCGGTGCGGCTCGTGGGAAATGTGCTGAGGACGGTGAGAACGGATGACGACATCGACGGGCTTAGTTCTTGCCGAGGCCCGCGAGGGAGGCGGGAGGAAAAATCACGTTCGGTTTTTAAAGGCGAAGTTTGTAACGTCTGACTTTTTTTGGGGGTTCAGAGGATGGATAGATCAGCAGCCGGTGTGTATTGCTGCTTATTGATTATGCATATGAgtctttgtttttgccttttgaaCGTGAAACTGTGATGTTGGCCACTCAGTTGTGACCCTGTCCTCCGTCACTGAGCTGTGAAGGGAAGTGAAGGGATTTTTTGTTCAGAGTGAAGTCtccaaagtgattttttttttttttaaaagccagcACCTGGTCAAATAATTATTGAGTTATTGGTATTTATCAACACGTTCTTTGGCGTTATTTTCTGTCCCTTGCGGTTGAAGATTTGGGAAAGGACTATGGATTGATCTCCGCCCACACATCCTGTCTGTCCATCACGTGTGAcatctgagcctctgctggcgTGTTTTGGAGAAAACTTGGGGAAATAATGAATTATGACACTGAGGTCTGGCATTTTATTCGTACACTGGCCGCTATTTCATTGGAAAGGAAATTATTATTGAATGGAGTGGTTATTGATCAGCGACTGTTTAAACATTCCTGCAAGCAGAAATCAATGGATGACATGATAGgagttttttttacatttgacatcTCAGTAGCTTGTTTATGAGCCCACATCCTGGGGGagtgccctgtgtgtgtgtgtgtgtgtgtgtgtgtgtgtgtgtgtacatgcaacATAGTTGACCCACACCAAACTGCTGGCAGTGCGCAGGAGTGATCTCACCACGTCGTCATcagtgaggtttattttttgtcGCAGGGTTACGTCAATGCGAGCCGGGTGCTCCCGCTCACCCCCCCCCCGACCCAGCCccgccccaccccaccccgcccccctcctcccttctgtTTCTGCACAGCACTTTCCATTCTAAATTTGGTGAGGCGCTATCAGGATGCAGCGGCACACCTCCGCCACGCGCACTCCGAAAGGCCAAGGAGGGGCGGCTTCATTCATGTCTTGGTTCCAGTGAAGCCACCTAGGAGCTTCCCACAGCTGTGAGCTCACGGCCCAGGAATCTCAGCCACACGGCTCCAGTTTCCTGTTTCCAGCTGGCAGACCTGCCGGCTGCTCAGCCAGCCCTACGCCGGCTACTACAGGCTCTCTGTGTCATCCAgccagcggagagagagagagagagagagacagagagagagagtctgatgGCAGAAAAGACCATCCAGAGCTCAGAAGGCTGGCTCAG encodes the following:
- the map2k4a gene encoding dual specificity mitogen-activated protein kinase kinase 4a isoform X1, which encodes MEFKHTTMATPSPNNSTTSSSHNSSSSSGGGSNNAGSAAHHHHQSQSQHITTMSSMQESNTCWRCQSETGFQINLSGAPPSKRKALKLNFANPPIKSTTRFTLNTAGTPFQNPHIERLRTHSIESSGKLKISPEQHCDFTAEDLKDLGEIGRGAYGSVNKMVHKPSNQIMAVKRIRSTVDEKEQKQLLMDLDVVMRSSDCPYIVQFYGALFREGDCWICMELMSTSFDKFYKFVYCSLDDVIPEEILGKITLATVKALNHLKENLKIIHRDIKPSNILLDRNGNIKLCDFGISGQLVDSIAKTRDAGCRPYMAPERIDPSASRQGYDVRSDVWSLGITLYELATGQFPYPKWNSVFDQLTQVVRGDPPQLSNSEERRFSPKFIAFVNLCLTKDESKRPKYKELLKHPFIQMYEERSVDVASYVCRILDQMPASPSSPMYVD
- the map2k4a gene encoding dual specificity mitogen-activated protein kinase kinase 4a isoform X2, which codes for MEFKHTTMATPSPNNSTTSSSHNSSSSSGGGSNNAGSAAHHHHQSQSQHITTMSSMQESNTCWRCQSETGKRKALKLNFANPPIKSTTRFTLNTAGTPFQNPHIERLRTHSIESSGKLKISPEQHCDFTAEDLKDLGEIGRGAYGSVNKMVHKPSNQIMAVKRIRSTVDEKEQKQLLMDLDVVMRSSDCPYIVQFYGALFREGDCWICMELMSTSFDKFYKFVYCSLDDVIPEEILGKITLATVKALNHLKENLKIIHRDIKPSNILLDRNGNIKLCDFGISGQLVDSIAKTRDAGCRPYMAPERIDPSASRQGYDVRSDVWSLGITLYELATGQFPYPKWNSVFDQLTQVVRGDPPQLSNSEERRFSPKFIAFVNLCLTKDESKRPKYKELLKHPFIQMYEERSVDVASYVCRILDQMPASPSSPMYVD
- the map2k4a gene encoding dual specificity mitogen-activated protein kinase kinase 4a isoform X3; the encoded protein is MEFKHTTMATPSPNNSTTSSSHNSSSSSGGGSNNAGSAAHHHHQSQSQHITTMSSMQGKRKALKLNFANPPIKSTTRFTLNTAGTPFQNPHIERLRTHSIESSGKLKISPEQHCDFTAEDLKDLGEIGRGAYGSVNKMVHKPSNQIMAVKRIRSTVDEKEQKQLLMDLDVVMRSSDCPYIVQFYGALFREGDCWICMELMSTSFDKFYKFVYCSLDDVIPEEILGKITLATVKALNHLKENLKIIHRDIKPSNILLDRNGNIKLCDFGISGQLVDSIAKTRDAGCRPYMAPERIDPSASRQGYDVRSDVWSLGITLYELATGQFPYPKWNSVFDQLTQVVRGDPPQLSNSEERRFSPKFIAFVNLCLTKDESKRPKYKELLKHPFIQMYEERSVDVASYVCRILDQMPASPSSPMYVD